In the genome of Bordetella avium, the window CTGGCGGCCCCTCCCCCTGCGCCTACCCGCCGCCCTGATCACCGCGCTGCTCTGCCCTCACTCAGGACGAGTCGGCGGGGTCGGCACCATGCCGGTTTTTTACATAGGCCACGTCCATCTCGCGCGGCAGCCTGAGGCCATTCTTTACGGCCATAACTTCAGCCATGACGCTCACGGCAATCTCGGCTGGCGTCTTGCTACCGATGTAAATGCCAATCGGGCCGCGCAAGCGTGCCAGGCTTTCTTCGGTTTGATCCAAATAGTCGATCATGCGCTGACGTCGTGCCGCATTATTGCGCCGGCTGCCTATAGCGCCGATATAGAAGGCAGGCGTTGCCAATGCCTCGAGCAACGCCAGGTCGTCGAGTTTGGGATCGTGAGTGAGTGCGATGATGCAACTGCGCGCATCGGGCTTGAACCGCAGCACCGCATCGTCGGGACATTCATGGGTGGTCGTCACGTGATCAACAGACCACCCCGCCATGTATTCCTGACGCGGGTCACAGACGGTCACGGCGAATCCGCTGAACAGCGCCATGGTAGACAGATACTCCGCCAGCGCGCCGGCGCCAATGAGCAGCATGCGGTATCCGGGACCCAAAGGGTTGGACAGTGTGTGGCCGTCAAAGCTAAAGGGCTGAGCGTCGTGATTATCCCGCAGCTGGACAGATCCCGTGGCGCATTCGACAACCCGCTGCACTGCCCGGCCATTTTCCAGCAAGTCGACGAGCCGGCGCAATGCTTCGGCGCCAGGATTGAACTCGAGCAGAAGCTCCAGGGTCCCGCCGCAGGGAAGCCCGAAACGGTGAGCGTCGTCGGCATGAATGCCGTAGCGAAGCAATGTTGGGGCTTGGTCGATGAGACAGGCGGCGCTCGCCGCACCGGCATAGGTGGCTATCAGATCATCCTCGATGCACCCCCCTGAGACGGAACCCACGCTGCGGCCATCCTCGCGCAAAGCCATCATGGAGCCAACCGGACGGGGCGACGAGCCCCAGGTTCGAACCACGGTCGCCAGCAGCGCGTGTTGCCCTGAAGCTCGCCAATCGCGCAACGCTTTCAAAACTAAAACGTCGATGTTATCCATTCTTTATCCCTCTACTCGCGGAAAGACCGATGGCGTCTCCGAAGCAGCCGCTCCTCTGCGTTCAATGGTCGAGACTTCTGTCCTTTGTTTCAGGCAGAAATACGAATCCTATGACCGCCGCCACCGCGCAGATCACTACGGGATACCACAGACCCGCGTAAACATTGCCCTGCGCCACATTGATGGCGGAAACCGTGAATGGCAGCATGCCCCCCACCCACCCCGCCCCCAGGTTGAATGGGAGCGACAAGGATGTGTAGCGAATGCGGGCCGGGAATAATTCCACCATCATGGCTCCCATGGGGCCATAGATCATCGTGAGATAAAACACCAGCAGAAACACCAATACCATCACAGCAGGCAAGTTCATACTGTTCGAATCGGGCCGCTGCGGCCAACCTGCGGCAACAAGCATCTTTTTGATTGCCGCTGCGTCAAATCCTGCGACTTCCTCATTGCCTACGCGAACAATAGGCACAGCGGCGTCAGGCTGAAGCTTGAGGTCATAGCTCACCCCTAGGTCGGTGAGATAGCCCTTGATCTTGTCGCAGGCCGTAACAGGAGCCGTAAACAAGGAAAAATGACAGTCGTCAGCGCGAATACTCACCGTCGTGGAGCGATTAAATTTCTCTAGCTCCGGCGTGGCGTAATGGGTCAGCGCCTTGAAGATCGGCATGATAGTGAGCGCCGCCAACACGCAGGCCGTGACAAGAATGTATTTGCGACCGATACGGTCCGAGAGCCAGCCAAACAGCAAATAGCAGGGCGTTGCCACGATCAGCACCGCACCCATAATCCAATGCACGGTCGACTGGGGAAGGTGCAGCGTCTTGTTCAGGAAAAACATGACATAAAAATGCCCTGTCCCGAAGATGGCCCCCAAGCCTGCACAGATCACAAACAGCAGCAGCACATAGCGCAGGTTGTCCCACTTCAGAAAGCTATCGCGGATAGGAGACTTCGAAATCAACTTGCGAGATTTCATCTCAAGAAAAACCGGCGATTCATGCAATTTGCTGCGGATGTATACCGATACGACCAACATCAACAGGGAAACGATGAAGGGAATGCGCCAGCCCCAGGAAAGAAACTGCTCGTCGGTGACGAAGACCTTCACTACCGCAACGATTATGAGCGAGAGCAGCAAGCCCAGTGTCGCAGTGGTTTGAATAGAACTGGTGTACAAGCCGCGGCGGCGCAGAGGCGAATGCTCTGCCACGTAGGTAAGAGCGCCGCCGATTTCCCCTCCCAGTGCCAGACCCTGGAGCAGACGCAGGCAGACGAGCGCAACCGTTGCCGCAATGCCGATATGTTCGAAGGTAGGCAACAGCCCCACGCCCACTGTGGAAATGCCCATTAGCAGGATCGTGACCAGAAAGGTGTATTTACGCCCGATCACGTCTCCCAGGCGGCCGAACAGCAGCGCTCCAACTGGCCGGATTAAAAATCCGGCGCCAAAAGTAGCCAAACTGGCCAGGAAGGCAACCGTGCTATTTCCAGACGGGAAAAATAATGTGCCGAATACTGCCGCCAGAGCAGCATAGATATAGAAGTCATACCACTCCATCAGCGCGCCGAAGGACGAAGCCAGAATGACTTTTCTTTCTTCTCGGGTCATACCCTTCTGAGCATTGTGCGCGGATACGCGCTGGGCATACTTAGAGGCGCTCATGATCAAATTTCCTTATATCCGGGGTTTCGGAGCTGAAGGCGGGAAGCGAGTGCTCCTTGAAATAACGGCAATGCCGCGGCTCGACCTGCGAATGCAGGCGAACTCCTGATAAACAGACTGCGTCCGAGATGCTCGAACGGCTGGCAAGCTAAGGGGAAGCGATGGCGAGAGGCGGCAACACCGCTGGCTGAACGCCTGCATAAACATGGCAATCCCTCTGCCACAACTCCGCTCACTCCCCTGAGCTTGCGCAAGCGATCAATCAAAGCGCCGCGCCGTCCCTGCGGCCCAAGGTCTAGGCGCCGGGCAGTTCTCTGATCTGCGGAATGCCCCGCATCGCTCAGAGGCGGGACGGACAGGTCGATAGCGTGCACACACCAGGGAAACGCGGCCTGCCAGAACACATCCCTACTGGCGTCGCCGTGGTGCGCGGCCTGGCCGTAGCGCTCGAGCTGCGCGCAGTCGAAACCCCAGGCCGTCACCGCAGGCTCCAACTGCTGCGCAACGGCTTTTGGCTCCAGCAGCGGGGCTGCGGCGAAACAGTCAAAGCGCAGCGCTCGCTCAGACGCCGTTTTGACGGCGTAATAATTATTTTTTGGGCGCGAGAAAAACCGCCTTCACAGACTTGTCTAGCTTGAACTTCCAGATCTGCAAAAAATCGGGAAAAACAATAGATTTCCGCGCCGTAATTTTTCATAAAATTAATGAATTAACTATAATAATTTTATTGAAATAAGTATCACATTTTATGATCAAATACACGACATATTTTTATATAAAAATTAATTATAAATTCCAATAAAATTTCAATATATTAAGCACTAATTTTCAGCATAAAAATCCATAAGAATAGCTAGAACCCATCGGCAATCTATCGCATTCTTACGCAATCAAAAACCCATCAAAAATGCGGATCAGGCGAATGCGTTGAGGCATATCTATTGCTTGTGTTTTTCGCTCATCCGTGTAATATCTTTAAGATAAATAAGATTTCTATTACGCCTTTTATTCATGGTTTTCTAGCTAACCAGGTTTTATAGTCATGTCGGCTGCCGAGAGTTTCAAAGATGCCTCCAGTGACTCTGTAAAAAACAGCACTGCAAGCACAGATAATTTTTCCCTTACAAAAGGTGACGCCGATCACGACTTCACCCGCCTTGCCTCGCGTCCGGGCTTTCTGATCCGCCGCCTCCATCAAATACATGTAGCGATGTTTTTTGAGGAGTGCCAGAACCGCAAGGTCACCCCTATTCAATTCGGCATTCTTTCTGTCGTCGAATCTCAGCCCGGCCTGGATCAGACTTCCCTGGGCAAGGAGATAGGCCTGGACAGAACCACAACCGCCGATGTGGCAAAGCGATTGGAAGAGCGGGGTTTCTTACAGCGTCGTCCCAACCCCACTGATAAGCGGATGTGGCAGCTTTACGTCACAGACGAAGGATCTGCGGTGGTGGCGGCGCTGCGCGATGGCATGGCCCGCGCTCAAGAAAGACTGCTGGCGCCGCTTCGACCGGCCGAGCAAGTCATGCTGATGGACCTTATGGGCAGGCTTGTCGACGAAAATCATCAGTACGGCAGTCCGATGCGCGCCCTTTGACGCTGAAGCGCCATCCCGCCCCGCATGCCCTACCACAGGCGGCATGAAAAGGGGCTGGCGCTATCCATGACTTGAAAACTTCCCTGTTCTTACAGGGGGTAAACCAAGTCGTTTGCGATCAGGCTGGAGTCATAGATGGCCTTGCGCTCCTTCAATAGCAGCTTGCCGCCCACTTTGACGAAGCGATCGTAATAGGTTCCCGCCATGTGAACCGTGGTCGCCCCTTCGACAAGCGTTTGGAAAACCACGAAGTTCGCCTGCGCTTCGATTTCTCCAGCCTCGGATTCATGGGTAACCAAGGTGTTCGTGACCATGTGCAGGCTGTAGCGTGGCGCAAACATTTGCGTTCGGCCTATCGCCACCGCGCGGTCGTGCATCATGTTCTGGCCCTGTGCATACACGAGGCCGACCGGCAGACCCTGCTCGGCGTTCTCGCGCGCCGTGATGAGGTACACGGCATCAGGGGTAAAGAATTCCGGCCACTGCTCAATACTCCCCGTGTCGAGCACGGCACAGTATTCAGCATTGAACTGTTCAATTTCGGCGCGCAAAGCAATGGCTCGCGCGGCGGGCAGGCGGCTGGGCCTGAAAAGAGATTGGACGACAGCAGTCATAGTTCTCGTGAAAACATGGAGCAGTGAAAAAGGGGTGCGCGCGCCTGGCTTAGAAGCCCATTTCCTGGCGGTAGTATTGATACATCGCGCGAATGGCCGCCTCAGAAATAAGCCCCTTCGATGTACCGACCGTATCCGCATCGAGCTTGATCACATTCAAGTCGCTGCTTGAGCGGCGCACGCCCTCCTGAACGAATTTCATGGCCTCGTTGTCCTCCAGACCGAGGAAGCCCGACGGCCCCATCAAATTACCCTGACGCAGACGGTGCTGGGTCATCTCTTCGGTGTCATCCTCGTAGCCGAACATGGTCCACATCATGATCATGCTGTTGGGGCCATTCGGCACGATATGGCGTACACCCAGCGTATTCATCTCGCGCTGAACGATCATATTGGGCCAGATCGTCTGCATGGTTACCGACCAGGGAGAATCGAACTCCTTGATAAAGTCGAGAAAGCGTTCGTCCTTCAAGCGCATTCCTTCATGGAATGAACGCATTTCTTTCTTGTTTTCCTCGCTCACCTCGGCGTACTTGTCCTCCTTCTTGGCAGAAGCCATCGTGCCGTGACGGCCGTGTTTCGCATCGGCGATCATGGCGGCGTCGTTGCCCGCCACCAGCAGGCCGAACACGACGAGAAAGGAGTGCAGCAGCGTGGCGTGGTAAGGATCTTTCAGATTCTCGTGGTACATCTTCCAGTTGCAGGGCAACTCGTTCTTGTAGTAACCGAGGATCTTGAGCTTCTTGCCGTTGAACACCACATCGAAATCTTTCTTGATTTCCGGCTGCAGATACTCCTCGATGGGCTCCACGTCGGCACTGTAAGAGGCGAACACCACACCATTAAGCGTAGTGACATACAGCTTCTTGAGTCCATGTTCGGAGGCCTTGAAGTCTTTGGGCATACCGCCGACTTTGTTCACTCCCCGCTTGAAAGGAACGCCCTGCAAATTGCCTTTTAGGTCATACGACCATTGGTGGTAAGGGCAAACGAACTCGGTGTTGTTGCCGCGGCTATGCCGGCAAAATTCGGCGCCGCGATGCGCACAGCGATTCTCGAAAACGTGGATGCTGCCGTCCTCGGCACGAGAGACGACCACAGGGGTATCGCCAACATAGGAGCGCTTGTAGTCACCGACATTGGGAATTTCCGCTTCGAGCGCGACGTAGTTCCAGGTCTTGCCGCGAAAGATACAGCTCATCTCCCGTTCGTAAACTTCCTTGTTGGTGTAAACCCAATCAGGGATGTAGTGCAGACCGTCTTCCGGCCATTTGCAGTCCTGGATGCTGCCGTCTTTCGACAGCGGGGTAATGTTGATAACCGATTGAGTGCTAAACATGATTGTCCCTGGGAAGATTGATGTCGCTCGTTTCAGAAATCAGCTGGCGGACATAGCTTGAAGCTGCCGCGTGATTTCGCGCAGAGGCCGAGCGCCGTCGGAAAGGCAGCCGTTGGCGCATGGGGCTTCGCTGGTGAACAGGGGCCGCAACATCCGCAGATCCCCCCCTGCGTTCACGGCAACGGCATAGCGCAAGCGTTGCAGCGCATCCAAACCAAACATGAGAAACTTTGGCGCGCTGGCGCCGTCTGCCGCCGCAGATTCAGGCGCGGGCATGACGCCGCGCAAGGAATACGTCAAACCCGCATGCGGCATGCCCATCATCTGGATGTTCAAGCCGAACATATCCGTCCAGAACCACGGCGTCGCGGCCGGCTCGACCTGTTTTCCAAGCATGGACGCCGCGGCCAGGCGAGCCTGCTCGTTGGCGCTTTGCCAGGACTCTAGGCGGACCGCCTTGTTGAGCAGAGGCTGCCATTGCGTGGTGCAATCGCCAGCGGCATAAACGTCAGGCGCACTCGTGCGGCCCGCGGCGTCGATCATCACGCCGCCGGTCTGGGCGCAGATCTGCAAACCGGCTTCACTGGCAATCGCGGTGTCCGCGCGCTGACCCACGGCAGCCACGACGCAGGCGGCGGTCAGCGCTGTGCCATCGGACAACTGTGCGCGAACTCCCTGCGCGACTTCCTCAAGCTCGCCGCAGCCGACACCCAAGCGCAAATCGACCCCCTTGGCCCGAACAATGCCCGCCAGCCATTGGGACAGCTCGGGCGGTATGGCCCGCGCCAGCAATGTGCTGCCCGGCTCGATGACCGTTGCCTTGACACCCAATTGCAAGGCCGTGGATGCGACCTCCAGCCCAAGAAAGCCCGCACCCAGGACCAACAACTGAACATCCTGCGACACCGAACCTGCCGCCAAGGCATGCAATTTCTCACGCAAGGCGTGAGCGTCGGATAGTGTGCGCAGGTAATGCAGATTTGGCGTCGCGCCGGCGGGATGGCCAGGCAATTCGCGCACCCTGCCCCCCGTCGCCAACAAGCACCGTGAGTACTCCAGCACCTGTCCGTCAGTCAGGACGGCACGATGGTGCTGGGGCTCCAGCTTCGCCACCTTGACCCCAAGCTGCACTGCAATGTTGTGGTCTTTGTAATGGGTGCCGGAATGGATGGCAATTTCCGCTTCCTTAGCCGGATCGAGCAGCACCGCTTTGGAAAGCGGCGGCCGCTCATAAGGGGCGGCGTCCTCGTCGCCAATCAGCGTGATGGAGCCCTCAAAGCCAAATTGGCGCAAGGCATTGGCCGCCGTCGCGCCCGCTTGACCCGCACCGATGATGAGCACCCCATGCCCCGCCGTGGAACAGCGCTCGATTGTCATGGGAGATCAGCCTGCACTTCGTCGCCCTGCGTGCGAACGGGATAGACGCGAATCGGCTGCGTTGCGGGAGCGCACTTCGCTTCGCCGCTCACCAAATCGAATGTGCCCTGATGGAGCGGGCACTCTACACAGCCATCTTCAATATAGCCCTCGGATAGCAGGGCGTACTGATGGGTGCAGATGTTGTCCGTCACATGAAATGCATCGGCGCTCTTGAACAGCGCCAGCTTGGCGCCGTCGTGCTCGAAGGCTAACGCCTCGTCCTCGCCGATGTCGTTGATGTTTGCGATGGTTTTCCAGGTCATGGCTAGGTCGTAAAAGTAAGGCCTATACTCAGTATACTAACAAACAATTCCGGCAAACATAGTGATTTCCCTTAATCCAACCCAAGCTGGCAGCTCGTGCTATACCAAGAATGAGTCAATTTACCAGGGCTTTACCTTATATTCTTCGCTAAGTGCTTACCCTGATGTTTTTTTGACACGCAAAATTTATGATCCTAACACTGAGTATTTTTGCGTGATGCGTTGTTCATAAACGCCGCGCCGAAATGCTCGCTACGGGGTGTTCCAACCATTCAAGGGATCGGGTATGAAGCGAAGAGAATTTGTGCGCGGGGTCGGCATTGCGGCGCCGCTAGCGGCATTGGGTGTTGCAGCTCCACGCGAGGCGGCGGCTCAGGATGCGCCGACGGTCAAATGGCGTATGTCCACCAGTTGGCCTAAGAGCTTAGACACGATGTATGGCTCTGCAGAGCATCTCTGTGCGCGCGTCGCGGAGTTAACCAACGGCAAATTCCAAATCCGTGCCTTTGCCGGTGGCGACATCGTTCCGCCCGCGCAAAACTTCGACGCGGTGAGTAATGGCACGGTGGAATGCAACCATGTGCTGGCCAGCGCCTTCGTGGGCAAGGAGCCCACCGTGGGTTTCGATACCGGCCTGCCCTTCGGCTTGAACTCCCGACAGCACAACGCCTGGATGTTGTATGGCGGCGGCCTGGAAATGCTGCGGGCGATGTACGCCAAATACAACATCGTCAACATCACCTGTGGCAACGTCGGCGTGCAGATGGGCGGCTTCTATCGCAAGCCGATCCAAACCGTGGCCGACTTGCGGGGCTTGAAGATGCGCATCGGCGGCATCGGTGGCATGGTGTTGGCCAAGCTCGGCGCGGTGCCGCAGCAGATTCCGCCCTCCGATATCTACTCCTCGCTCGAGAAAGGAACGATTGACGCCGCCGAATGGATCGGCCCCTACGACGACGAAAAACTCGGCCTGCACCGCGTCGCTCAGCACTACTACTCACCGGGCTGGTGGGAGGGCTGCGCCTCGATTACCGCAATGGTGAATGCAGACGCCTGGAAAGCCCTGCCCAAATCCTATCAAGCAGCCTTTGAGTGCGCCGCCAACGAGCAGACGCTAAAAATGCTGGCCGACTATGACTCGCGTAACCCCACCGCCCTCAAAAAGCTTATCGGCGAGGGGGCAAAGGTGTCGTACTTCCCGCGCGATGTGATGAACGCGGCCTTCCAGGCCTCAGAGGAAACCATGCAGGAGCTGGCGGCAAAAAGCGAGTCCTTCAAGGCCATCTATCCTAAATGGAAAGCTTACCGCGAGGCCCAGGCCAGCTGGTTCAAGGTGGCTGACGCGCCTCTCGATAACTTCACGTTCAATGCCGTTCTGGCTGCGAATAGCAAAGCCAAGCAATAAGGAAGCATTGTGCAGACAACTGCCTCACAATCGCCGGCGCCGGGCGAGGAGCCGCATGGCTTTTTCATGCGCCTCGCACTTTCCATTGATGCGCTCAACCGGGTAGTGGGCAGGCTTGTCCACTGGCTTATTCTCATTGCGGTGCTCATCAGCGCCGGCAACGCCGTGACGCGCAAAGCCTGGAACCTCAGCTCCAATGCCATGCTGGAAATCCAGTGGTATCTGTTCGCTGCAGTGTTCCTGCTTTGCGCGGGTTACACATTGCTGAGCCGAGAACATGTCCGTGTCGATCTTTTTTACTCGCGCATGAGTCGGCGCGCCCAGCTGCGGGTGGAAATCCTGGGGGTGCTGCTATTCCTCATCCCCATGGCCAGCCTGATCCTGGCGCTGTCTTTTGCTCCGGTCATCCATGCCTACCAAAGCGGTGAGGTGTCAGCCAATGCGGGGGGACTTATCCGCTGGCCGGTGAAACTGCTTATCCCGGTTGGGTTTTCCTTGCTCCTGCTGCAAGGGCTCTCCGAGCTGATCAAGGACATTTATGAGCTGCGTCGCCTGCCCCCGGGCTACCAGCCAGGAATCGGCAGCGAAGCACATGCGGAGATGGCGCAGGAACTGGCGTCCAGCATCACTTCGGGTCAGAACCGTTGATACGACGGGTCGTCAAACCACTTACTAAGAACTACCCATGATCGAGTTTCTGACTGCCTATATGGCGCCCATCATGTTTGCGTCCATGGTGCTTCTATTGCTCATCGGATACCCGGTGGCCTTCACCATTGCTGCAAATGGCCTCTTATTTGGCCTCATTGGCATGGGTGTCGGCTTGATAGAGCCCTCCATATTCCAAGCATTGCCCGAACGCGTGTTCGGCATTATGTTCAATGAAACTCTGCTGGCAATACCGTTCTTTACCTTCATGGGATTGATCCTTGAACGAAGTGGAATGGCCGAGGAGCTGCTTGACACGATAGGCCAGCTTTTCGGTTCGATCCGGGGCGGGCTCGCCTACGCCGTGGTGATCGTGGGCGCACTGCTTGCAGCCACCACGGGTGTTGTCGCCGCCTCGGTGATCTCCATGGGCCTCATTTCGCTGCCCATCATGCTGCGTTACGGATACGACAAACGGCTAGCCGCGGGTGTCATTGCGGCCTCAGGAACGCTGGCACAAATCATCCCCCCCTCTCTGGTGCTCATCGTGTTGGCCGACCAGCTCGGCCGCTCGGTAGGCGATTTGTATGCCGGCGCGCTTATCCCGGGGCTTGTGCTTACCGGCATGTATATGTTGTACGTGCTGATCAAGTCGATCTTGCAGCCTAGCTCTGCGCCGGCCTTACCGCCTGAAGCCCGCACCTTGCATGGCGCAGCACTGCTGATGCGCGTGCTGACCTCGCTGGTGCCGCCCCTGGTCCTCATTTTCCTGGTGCTGGGCACGATCTTCATGGGCATTGCAACGCCGACTGAAGGCGGCGCCATGGGGGCAGTCGGGGCGCTGATCCTGGCGCTTATGCGTCGCCGATTGAACCTCAAGCTGCTCAATCAAGCCATGGACAAGACGGCCAAGCTCACCTGCTTCGCCATCTTTATCCTGATCGGCGCGACCGTTTTCGGCCTGGTTTTCCGCTCCTTGGACGGCGATGTATGGGTCGAGCATCTGCTCATTAACCTGCCCGGCGGCCAACTCGGCTTTCTGCTGGCGGTGAATGCGATGGTCTTCGTGCTCGCGTTCTTTCTGGACTTTTTTGAGCTTGCCTTCATTATTGTCCCCCTGCTGGCGCCGGTGGCGCATAAGCTGGGCATCGATTTGGTATGGTTCGGCGTGTTGCTGGCGATCAATATGCAGACCTCGTTCATGCATCCGCCTTTCGGTTTTTCGCTGTTCTACCTGCGCTCGGTAGCCCCGAGATCGGTAAAGACTTCAGACATCTACCGCGGCGCCATACCGTTTTTGGGCATACAGATTGTCATGGTCATTCTTGTCATCGCCATGCCGCAGTTGGTGACGGCGAATGTGCACAAGGCTAAAGCCTTCGACATCAATCAGATACAGATTCGTGTAGAAGGAAGCCAAAGCGGCGCCGGCTCTGGCGCAGACGATGACTATCCCGGCGATAACGGTTCTAACGACGGCTACCCTGATTGACCGCAGCAGAAAACTCAAGTGCCCGGATCTCTTCCGGGTGCTTTTTTTATTGCACGGCCATCAACTTAAGAAGTTCTAGTCAATATCTGACCGTCAATGGGAGATCCTGCCAAGGATCTCGTTGAAGGAGTAAACCCCATATGGAAAGCAATCGCATCACAACCGACATGGATCACGCTGATCAAGCGGGCCAGGGTGTCGGCGCGCGGGTACTACGAAAGGAAGATGAGCGCCATCTGAACGGGCGCGGCAACTTCATCGCTGATATGAGCATGCCCGAACTGCGCGAGGTTGCTTTTGTACGTAGCGCGATGGCGCATGCGCGCATTGCCGATATTCGGCGCCCTCCTGCCGACCACCCCGAGGCGCAATGGGTATTCACGCGTGAAGACATGGACGACGCACTCGATGTGCTGGCCGACTCCACGCTGCCCAGCTATCAGCGCTCGGCGCAACCCCCTCTTGCAAAGCATAAAGTGCGCTTCGTCGGCGAACCGGTGGTGATGGTCACGGGTTCCAGCCGCGCCGAGGCGGAGGACTTGGCGGAACTGGTTCAAGTCGATTACGCCGACCTCCCCGTTTTCCCGACGACGGACGCCGCCAAGGCGGGCGCCCAACAAGGTCACCTCGTTCACGATGAATGGGACAGCAATCACTTTCTGACGCTCAAGGCCGACATTAACTTCGATGAACTGGCGGCCAAGAGCGCGCGT includes:
- a CDS encoding TRAP transporter large permease, which gives rise to MIEFLTAYMAPIMFASMVLLLLIGYPVAFTIAANGLLFGLIGMGVGLIEPSIFQALPERVFGIMFNETLLAIPFFTFMGLILERSGMAEELLDTIGQLFGSIRGGLAYAVVIVGALLAATTGVVAASVISMGLISLPIMLRYGYDKRLAAGVIAASGTLAQIIPPSLVLIVLADQLGRSVGDLYAGALIPGLVLTGMYMLYVLIKSILQPSSAPALPPEARTLHGAALLMRVLTSLVPPLVLIFLVLGTIFMGIATPTEGGAMGAVGALILALMRRRLNLKLLNQAMDKTAKLTCFAIFILIGATVFGLVFRSLDGDVWVEHLLINLPGGQLGFLLAVNAMVFVLAFFLDFFELAFIIVPLLAPVAHKLGIDLVWFGVLLAINMQTSFMHPPFGFSLFYLRSVAPRSVKTSDIYRGAIPFLGIQIVMVILVIAMPQLVTANVHKAKAFDINQIQIRVEGSQSGAGSGADDDYPGDNGSNDGYPD